Proteins from a single region of Belliella baltica DSM 15883:
- a CDS encoding transposase yields MNKQTRRKFSPEFKAKVALEAIKNQFTLAELSKKFDVSPVIISKWKGEFLDNMSAVFEKDHSKKKEEGPALEQLYAQIGELKVENDFLKKSCKKLGI; encoded by the coding sequence ATGAACAAGCAAACAAGACGAAAGTTTTCTCCTGAGTTCAAGGCAAAAGTGGCCCTTGAAGCAATCAAGAATCAGTTTACATTGGCTGAATTGTCCAAGAAGTTCGATGTTAGCCCTGTGATTATCTCCAAGTGGAAGGGTGAGTTTTTGGATAATATGTCAGCTGTATTTGAAAAGGATCATTCAAAGAAAAAGGAAGAAGGCCCTGCCCTTGAGCAGCTCTATGCCCAGATCGGAGAGCTAAAAGTAGAGAATGACTTTTTAAAAAAAAGCTGCAAGAAACTGGGGATATGA
- the istA gene encoding IS21 family transposase, with the protein MANRTLTMNKIKQILRGHFEGHGSKQLSKLTGVSRNTVKSYLKRFQQTGLSFEEVNQLSDEGLAELILGPPAPVQQSDRLEVLLPLLPGIVKKLRIKGMTRQRLWEEYRQKHPDGFQASQFRKHIRQYVGKQGLTMHFEHLAGDKVFIDYAGKKLYVTDPDTGEHFPVEVFVATLGCTQYTYVEATYTQKKPDFIGSCTRMLEFFGGVPRVIVPDNLRSAVTKGSKYSPVLNETFETFAEHYNTTIIPARPRQPREKSLVEGAVRLVYQRIYVALQGKVFLSLESLNEALVPLVSNYNDYALRGEESRREQFETLERNSLLALPELPYQLMSVKVCTVMKNTHICLGEDKHYYSVPHQYMGKKVKVLFNDDQVEIFYKYHPIAKHKRDKRKHKYTTLRDHLAGNQKYVSDWSYEFFVSEGNKISKEVGKFLSSLMESIPHPEQGYRSCSGILHLARKVGSQRITGACKRASEYGVYTYPMIEQILSKNLDAISFSDEQLDESSQMPKHHNIRGNRYFS; encoded by the coding sequence ATGGCCAATCGCACTCTTACCATGAACAAGATCAAACAAATTTTACGAGGCCATTTTGAAGGCCATGGCTCCAAGCAGCTCAGCAAATTGACGGGAGTCTCCCGCAATACTGTCAAGTCCTATCTTAAAAGATTTCAACAAACAGGCCTTTCCTTTGAAGAGGTTAATCAGCTTTCCGATGAAGGTTTAGCTGAATTAATATTAGGTCCACCAGCCCCTGTGCAGCAAAGTGACAGGCTGGAAGTATTACTTCCTTTATTGCCTGGGATCGTTAAGAAGTTGCGAATAAAAGGCATGACACGTCAGCGTCTCTGGGAAGAATACCGACAGAAGCATCCTGACGGTTTTCAGGCCAGCCAGTTCCGCAAACATATTCGGCAATACGTGGGTAAGCAGGGGCTAACGATGCATTTTGAGCACCTAGCCGGAGATAAAGTATTCATCGACTATGCGGGTAAAAAGCTCTATGTCACTGATCCCGATACAGGGGAGCATTTTCCTGTAGAGGTATTTGTGGCTACGCTGGGCTGTACTCAATACACTTATGTGGAAGCCACTTACACCCAGAAGAAACCCGACTTCATCGGAAGCTGCACAAGGATGCTGGAGTTCTTCGGCGGGGTTCCAAGGGTAATCGTGCCTGACAACCTCCGGTCTGCAGTTACCAAAGGCAGCAAATACTCTCCAGTCCTGAACGAGACCTTTGAAACCTTTGCTGAGCATTACAACACCACTATCATTCCGGCAAGACCGCGTCAGCCAAGAGAAAAGTCTCTGGTCGAAGGTGCTGTAAGACTGGTATATCAGCGGATTTATGTAGCTCTTCAGGGAAAGGTGTTTTTATCCTTAGAAAGCCTTAATGAAGCACTTGTTCCTTTGGTATCCAACTACAATGACTATGCACTCAGAGGTGAGGAAAGTCGCAGGGAACAGTTTGAGACACTTGAGCGGAACAGTCTGCTGGCACTTCCCGAACTTCCTTATCAGCTGATGAGTGTCAAAGTGTGCACTGTAATGAAAAACACCCACATATGTCTTGGGGAGGATAAACACTACTACAGTGTTCCCCATCAGTATATGGGAAAGAAAGTCAAAGTCCTTTTCAATGATGACCAGGTAGAGATCTTTTACAAGTATCATCCTATAGCCAAACACAAACGCGATAAAAGGAAGCATAAGTACACGACACTAAGGGATCATCTGGCCGGAAACCAGAAGTATGTATCCGATTGGAGTTATGAATTCTTTGTAAGTGAAGGCAATAAGATCAGCAAGGAGGTAGGGAAATTCCTATCCAGCCTGATGGAATCTATTCCCCATCCGGAGCAAGGTTATAGATCCTGCTCCGGAATCCTTCATCTTGCCCGTAAAGTGGGTTCACAGCGGATCACTGGAGCCTGCAAAAGAGCGTCAGAGTATGGTGTTTACACCTATCCTATGATTGAACAGATCCTTTCCAAAAATTTAGACGCAATCAGTTTTTCCGATGAACAGCTGGATGAGTCTTCCCAGATGCCCAAACACCACAACATCCGTGGCAACAGATACTTCAGTTAA
- the istB gene encoding IS21-like element helper ATPase IstB, translated as MIQETIEKMRKMKLYGMSRSFSHATESGSLSSLTPDELISLLVENEWDDRQNRRMDRSLRGARFRYKATVEELDFRPGRELDKNQLLRLADGAYIHKGENILMTGSTGTGKSYLACALGNQACSKGHKVLYANTTKLLTQLKMAKADGSSIKEMLKLEKLDVLILDDFGIQPLDVQSRMLLMEIIEDRHGKKSTIITSQLPVSAWYEIIGDQTLADAILDRIVHDAHRIELKGESLRRKRNINPEKQ; from the coding sequence ATGATACAAGAAACAATTGAAAAAATGAGAAAAATGAAGCTTTACGGCATGTCACGAAGCTTCAGTCATGCCACAGAATCCGGCTCTCTGTCATCCCTTACACCGGATGAACTGATTAGTCTGCTCGTGGAAAACGAATGGGATGACCGTCAAAACCGCAGGATGGATCGAAGCCTTCGTGGTGCACGTTTCCGATACAAAGCCACTGTCGAGGAACTGGATTTTCGTCCCGGGCGTGAACTGGACAAAAATCAACTATTGAGACTCGCAGACGGAGCATACATCCACAAAGGAGAAAACATTCTGATGACAGGAAGTACAGGCACAGGTAAGAGTTATCTTGCCTGTGCCTTGGGCAATCAGGCTTGTAGCAAGGGACACAAAGTCCTTTATGCGAATACGACTAAGTTGCTTACCCAACTGAAAATGGCTAAGGCTGATGGATCTTCTATCAAAGAGATGCTCAAACTCGAAAAACTTGATGTGTTGATACTCGATGACTTTGGGATACAACCCCTGGATGTTCAGAGCAGAATGTTGCTGATGGAGATTATAGAGGACCGACATGGTAAAAAGTCCACCATCATCACTTCGCAGTTACCGGTCAGTGCATGGTATGAAATAATCGGAGATCAAACTCTTGCAGATGCTATTTTGGACAGAATTGTGCACGATGCTCACCGGATAGAACTAAAGGGAGAATCCCTGAGAAGAAAACGTAATATTAATCCCGAAAAACAATAA